A window of Macaca mulatta isolate MMU2019108-1 chromosome 7, T2T-MMU8v2.0, whole genome shotgun sequence genomic DNA:
aaaaaaaaaaaaaaaaaattagctgggtgtggtggtgggtacctgtaatcccagctactcagctactcacgaggctgaggcaggagaatcgcttgaactcgggaggtggaggttgcatgaggtgagatcacaccactgcactccagtctgggtgacacagcgagacttccatctcaaaaaaaaaaaaaggaacaaatttatTTGTGAGCCTTTAATGATACAGGTACTGTCAACGGCAAGTATGATTTCCTTAAATACTAATAATACTGCAGACACCTCCCTGAGATACAGTAATGCCTAGTTACAGTTCAGCTCTTTTACAtaccttttatttaaaacaaaaacaaaaaccaaatccTGAAAGTACACCACAAAGTTATTTAAACAGCCCCAAAAAATAAGGTTCATGTGTTCAGGCATTTTGCTCTCAAGCTTTCACTCTGGGCCTATTTATTTGCTTATACACAATTATAACAAACCTCGTTTTCCAAATCCACATGAGACAAAAAGCAACTATTAGCAGAAGCTGCTATAGACAAAGCATACTGATAGTAGCAAAATATAATATCTGACAGTTTACAATTATGAAAGTCAAaaggaggctcacgcctgtaatcccagcactctgggaggccgaggcgggcggatcatgaggtcaggagatcgagatcatcctggctaacaaggtgaaaccctatctctactaaaaatacaaaaaattatccaggcatggtggcgggcacctgtatagtcccagctactcgggagactgaggcaggagaatggtgtgaactcgggaggtggagcttgcagtgagccgagatcgcgccactgcactccagcctgggcgacagagcgagactccatctcaaaaaaaaaaaaaaaaaaaagtcaaaaggaaAACTATTAAAAAGGCTTAAAAAGCCAAATTCAATCTTTCTGAGGTTTACTTAAGACCACTCACATACTTCGTGAGATCCTCAAGTCAGTATGctaatacattatataattaaaattaataaatgatctTTAGTCTTTAATATAATTCATTCTATTTaagtattacattttaatattagcCTATTCTTCTAGACGACACCTCCTGGTTTACTTGGGATTGGCCTATCTCAAGCCTATTGTCTTGGCATAATTAATAGCTCCCCCTTTCGTTTTCAAaaagtgttctggtttggacTGTAAATCTTAGGATCATCCTACTGAGCCCTTATTATGTGCTAGGAACTATTCCAAGTGCTTTCAGTTATGCTCACAATCTTATGAGATGTAGtacaattatccccattttatagatgtagtAACTAAGCTTCCAAGAGGTTATATGATTTGTCAAATCTATCCAATTACTAAGTGTTGAAGGGCTCTATGTAAACAACCAGGCAATCGAATACCAAAGTCCTAGGACTTAACCACTATAACATAAAGTACTATGTCTTCTTAGAAAGATGGGTAGGGGAGGGAGATATCCAAGTTTCTGGAAAAGGATTAAGAGACACCAGATTTCTGTGTCTATACAATCCTTGTTTCCCACAGATTCCATAAGTTTACAATACTGAAACATTTCAGAAcatctttgaaataaaaaactttttagatttttatgaGCATAAGCTTTTTTAGAAAACAATCTTAggattatttttcaaagattcTTGAAAGatgctacttttaaaatatactaaatagggctggtgcagtggctcaagcctgtaattccagcactttgggaggccaaggtgggcagatctcctgaggtcaggagttcaagaccagcctggccaacatggtgaaactccatctctatataTACACTAAATAGGCTCTgctcagtggttcacacctataatcccagtgctttgggaggttgagatgggtggattgcttaaggccaggaattcaagactgatctagacaacacagtgagactccgtctcaataaattaaaaaaaaaaaattagttgggcaggccgggcatggtggctcatgcctgtaatcgcagcactttgggaggctgaggcaagcagatcacctgaggtcaggagtttgagaccagcctggccaacatggtgaaaccctatctttactaaaaatacaaaaattagctaggtgtggtggcatatgcctgtagtccagctatttgggaggctgaggcagaattgcttgaacccaggaggcagaggttgcagtgagccgagatcataccactgcactccagcctgagtgatagagtgagactctgtctcaaaaaaaaaaaaaaaaaaaaaaaaaaaaaaaattagctgggcatagtggtgcatgtctataatcccagctgctcaggaggttgaggtgggaggatcacttgagcccaggagttcaaggttatagtgagctatgattgtgccactgcacagcagcctgggcaatagagtgaaatcctgtctaaaaaaagaaaaaaaaatgcgtgtgtatatatatgtatatatgtgtgtgtgtatatatatatatgtacacacacagaagTTATAAAAATAGAGGTTCAATGATTTATAATACATCTTACTTTTAACGAAAACATTTAATATCTACTTACATAGTTATTAACAATGAATAAACATATTACATTTACATGgcattttcctgttttcaaaaaccatttccatatttagtgctcaGGAAACCTATGGTAAACAGATATTATCGTTCCCATACTGTGGGttaaaaaactgaggcttagagattTAATTTGCCGAATTGCATTATGAGAGGAAAATTAAGTGGAGAGATGATTCCTCTAATTCTACATGGAAATAAAGCAATTAGTTGGATGCTCCAGAGCAAAAGAAAAGCCTCAGACTTCTTTATGGGCTAAGAGGAGACAGAACATCCATAAACTCATGCTGTCTTCAAAAGCAGTATTTGAGCAGGGCGTGGGAGCTCAtgcatgcaatcccagcacttttgggaggcggagatcagaggacagcttgagcccaggagttggagatcagcctgagcaacatggtgaaactcagtctctacaagagataccaaaaaaaaaaaaaaattatgcctggtggtgcatgcctgtagtcccagctacttgtgaggctgaggtgggaggattatctGAGCCGAGAAGGTTGAGTTTGAAGTTAGTTGaaattttgccactgcactccagcctgggcaatagagtgagaccctgtctcaaaaaaaaaaaaaaaaaaaaagagggcaacATTTACTGGGACCTGCCTGCACATCTCTAGTAGCTTTAATACTATTCATAGAAAAATGAACATTCACGTTGTTTTGCATCTCCACTTACTATTAAATTTGCAAGCAAAAACAGGAACTATGAAGAGCAAAATGAGATTGTTTTTTCTGAGTGGCAAACCTAATGGAGTGTTCTTAACCTCTTGATGATTTACCATTGTTGAGATTATTCCTTAAcaagaaaacacttttaaaagaatttcctCTCAAAGCTTATTTGCCAGATTCCATAAATTAGCTGCTACAAATGTTCTGTATCAAAGAAACTCAAACCCAGTAAGAGGCTTCTCTTCCAATGTACGAAAAAGGCACATTTCAATACACAATGCTGGCCACACTATTTTAGATAATGATGGAAAATGACAGCTGATAGCCAGTTTGGGACACATGCCAACTGTTCCCATTTGTCtgaaaatgctaaaattaatTGCTGTAATActcagtttttaaagaaaattggtaTTGATGAGAAATTATCAACTAAAATCCTTAAAAACAGAATATAGATGATGCCTCTTTGAAACacgtttttaaacttttaatgttCTGAAGTATAAGTAAACACATCTCAAcagctttaaatattttcatatattttattttttaaactcttcatatattttattttttaaactctcaTAACTTTGCAAGCTAGCAGTAAAATATTGCCTTCAATATTTTACTAATTAGCACCGTATACCTTTTAAAGCTAACTGGAACATTGATTCATTATAAatgattgtaaaataaaatgatcatttCAAATGCCAAATTAATCTCAAACAACAAGGGAactattaattttatctttttttttggctCTACGCACAAAGATGTATTTCAAAGATGAACTTAACTATATTAGTATCAGTTTTGCTAATCTAGCAAATCAAAGTATCACAGTTTAAAGCAATAGTTAATCTCTGAAATTACTAAAGAGGCATACAAGAAAAAAGGAATCagctacaaaaacaaaagatactACGTAACTGATTTATAGTCccttattttttgaaagaatgagGAAATAACTCAATGAAAAATTCCATGGTGCAAGTATCAGTTACAGATATGGTTAAGTATACATCAGTATTCTCTGTTTTGCTTATTAGAGTTTGGCCTTACCAAAAACCATCGAAATGTCCAGGATAACTCACAGGGACTACTGGAAGCCTGAAATAAAATTGCTCAGTGCAAAAAGATCCCAAaccatttatataattttaaatggaagcctatttttaatgttcacatctgaaaaatctttcaaaaatatgGGAAAAAATCTAATTATACTAAAATTACTTCCACACATTCAAAAAAGCTTTTTAAGGgatattttctttcctgttttctgatAAAGGCATTCCTCTGAGCTATGGGGTTAAGTTCTGAGCCACGACTGACTGCTTACTAGCATGCCTGTTTTGCATACCAGTAGAATCAAGTCCAGTTTTGCCATTTGTGGATAACTATGACAAGATACAAAAGCATGTGTTTGCCATAAATAGCCCTGGCTAACAGCAAACCGCTCACACTGAGCAGATCAAATTCTCTATAAGGAGCACAGTCTGGACCATAGCCAAATCCCACTACTAATGTTTAAGACTGCTATATCAATTCCTATTCCAATTCaatttgcaaaatatattcagaaatagTAGGTGAAATGACTGTTCCGAAACATCAGAAGTATCATTAAACTTTTAAAggaattttacaaattattttcattatgatCAAATAAGCAATAAGAGCTTCCTGCTTCTACTACACAACTACTTAGAAATGTAAAtgtgaataaaaaaataactatGCTAATTTATCCAGAGAACAAATCAGATATTGAAAAGTATTTATGCCAAAGtgcaaaaaataatttctgatctTCATATTAACACATAggaaataaataatgtttataaaagtaCTATTCTTTAACAATGGTATTTTATATTAGTTGGCTTTaagatagaatattttttaaaccaaataaaTCCAACAAATCTGGAAAGTATCACACATGAATGTTGtacaaaaaaaattctcaaatgaCCAGTGCAGAGATTAATAATATTACCCTAGAAGTTGTGTCACATAACATTTTGCAAAATTTCCAAGGAAAACAAGGCAACATTCTCTAATATGCCACAATTTTTATTGCAACGTGGCCATGTTTGTAAGGGTGGGGAGTTTGATCTCAAAACAATGTTCCATTTAAGGCTCTTTTATACAGAAATTGCCATCATGACTGATATTCAAAATATCTTTAGTGTTGCAGGACTCACATGGTAAACATAAAAGTCCTACACTTATTCAGTAGTGTACActcaatggaaaacaaaaaggcatTAATAACAGCTATTTCTTTTAAGAAGGTATGCAGGTAACAGGAATGAACACTGAGGTACTAGGATAAGTTGATGACACAGTTAACAAAACTTAATTGGCATTCCTTTTAGGATATTAAACTTGTTACAAAAAGTGCTTTTAATGCATAGTGTTATATCCGTGCTGCCATGTCACAAAAATAGGCTTGCCAAGGCAGGTGAGGTGTATGAATGCTCAAGCCTCACAGAACTGCAATCAAGTGCAACTATAAATAATACTGAAAAAAGTTGACCATCTGACCAGTGGATAATACTTTCAAGGCATTCAATTAGCTTATCCTTTGCAGTATTCTAAGCTATTCACATTGACGATCACATACATTGTAGTGCTTGCTGCAAGGGAGGCATATAACCAGTTGTTTTGGCTAAAATATGACAGGAAGGCATTCCTTGGGTTCTACATAAAAGTAACAGTATTAAACAGTCTAATGGCAATCACTGATTGGCTGcttaaataaatgatatttccTTCATTCATTGTGTTGGAAGGGCCCAgtggaaagggggaaaaaaaacaaaaaaacaaaacctaatacTATTCCAATGGACTGAGCTGGAGAAATGCAAGCTCCTTAAGATCCAGATGGCACTTGACTGTCATTTTATAATGGTTTTCCTTCAAGTGAAACTACTACATTGCCTCCCAATTTCTCTCCAAGTGTCGAACGGTCCTTAATATCATCCAAGCCATTTACTTGCCACTCATGTTTAATacctaaaaagaagaaacattacGCTATTACTTtattataatgaataaataataatttctctGCACAAAATAATCAAGATTGTAcctgtaaatttctttttaatggcaTCTTTAGAGCTAGCATAAATCATCTTGCTTTTTAAAGGTGCACTTTCAGGAgccctacagaaaaaaaaaaaaattactgaatcccatttataagaaaaacaaaggtaAGACTGACTATGATAACAATCCTTgcattttaaaagtacttttttcttttgtttttacacACCAGAATATAAATACTAGGTCTTCTTTCTTAGACTCTTTTGTTTCGTATGTGGCATCGTACAAAGCATATCGGCAATCATTCAGAGGTAGCAACTTCACAAAAGATGTGTAGGGGTCCTCTACAGTATCACCAATGTCACCCACCAAGATCTGCTTTGCTTCCTCTacaattatttgtcttttgtCATCGCTTAAACAGAAGAGaactgctttctttctctttttgatctCCTCTTGTGTAGAAGATTTCCTTACTTTCATATCATTAAAAACTTTTATGACTTCATCATTCACTGTAACTCCAGAAGCCTGAAAATAAACACAGAACAGTAATTCAGAACACGTATTTTGGTTTTAACCAAAATTACTGTTTGCCTAGAGAAGACTCACTTTAGTCTGGACATCAAAAATTGCACCGTACCATGTAAGTCGTCCAATCAGATTTGTCACATTTTAAGAATCAGTAGACGATACAGCGAAGGAGTCTAACTCATCCTGCCCATTCATCCTTCTTAAAGGGGTTTGGATGTGGAAGCGAAAGGGACAAATACAAGTTGTCCCATCCCTGAAATGTTTCCTATTTCACTGGGTGATGTCAGAGCTTCAGGAGCGGCAGCAAAAATACCTTCTGTATTGTGTCAACTCGGCTGGCCTTAAAAAAACACTTTTGGATTTCAGTTAATGcttctactatttttttctttaaagtcatCCTAGCCACTGACGTTTCCTCATAAGGAAAGAGAATCAAGTGTAAACTCCAAACCGCCCACGGCCCACAGCTCACATGCAGACACTCCAAAACTAACGGAACGAGTGTAAAAGCATTTACGGcgagaaagcattttaaaaagtgttttcccTCTTTCTTAATCTCCCGTAAGGGTTTCATTACAGGCCATCCAGACCCTGACCCACACAGCGTTCGCAGCACGTACCAATTTTAAAGCCTCGCGTGTTAAGTAAAATTAGGAAGCGAAGGGCAAAGGCGGCGCGAGCGGCTGCAGTCCGCAGACCCTCTCGCGCCCCAGCCCGCCCGGCCCCGACCCCGACCCCCAACCTGCGCCGGCGCCCGGGCCCTCCCCGCTCCCCAAAATCCAAAGAGCAGCAGGGCAGGGCCTGACGGCCGGAGGGCAGGCCGGTCGGTTGGAGAGCAGCGGAGCCGCAGAGCAGAAGCGCCCACCTTGGAGGCCAAAATCAGGTTAAAATGGCGGCCTCACTCCCGGGGCCGTGCGGGGCCGCGCGGGGGGCTTTTCTCGCCATGCCGCGGCCTCCCGGCCAGCGCGCTCGTCTTACCATAGTGCCCTCGGCTGTGGCTGCGGCGGCAGCTCGGGCTCCGGCTCTGTGGCactgggaggagaaggaggggcgGGCGAGCGGGTGGGCAGCGGAGAGTGCGGGGCACGCCGGGAGCTGCAGCCCGAGGGAGGCGGCGGGGCTCGGCGGGCCGCAGGCGGCGGGCGGGGCGGTCACGTGGGCAAGCCGGGTCCCTAGCCGGCGCCGCGCGCTCGCAGGCCGGCCCTCTGTCCCGGCCCCCCGGCTGCCCGCGTCCTCAGCCTGACCCCAGAGCGCGAGCTCTGCAGGCC
This region includes:
- the CFL2 gene encoding cofilin-2 isoform X1 — translated: MASGVTVNDEVIKVFNDMKVRKSSTQEEIKKRKKAVLFCLSDDKRQIIVEEAKQILVGDIGDTVEDPYTSFVKLLPLNDCRYALYDATYETKESKKEDLVFIFWAPESAPLKSKMIYASSKDAIKKKFTGIKHEWQVNGLDDIKDRSTLGEKLGGNVVVSLEGKPL
- the CFL2 gene encoding cofilin-2 isoform X2, translated to MKVRKSSTQEEIKKRKKAVLFCLSDDKRQIIVEEAKQILVGDIGDTVEDPYTSFVKLLPLNDCRYALYDATYETKESKKEDLVFIFWAPESAPLKSKMIYASSKDAIKKKFTGIKHEWQVNGLDDIKDRSTLGEKLGGNVVVSLEGKPL